In Candidatus Cloacimonadota bacterium, a single window of DNA contains:
- a CDS encoding VanZ family protein, which translates to MCIIWALTSLPANEIPDINLFGIDKLAHFGVYFIWSLIARLNAKDKSRINIGIFIFMLIMAVLDECHQHYIPGRNVSIYDLLANWLGVIIAWFGCGFYLHRSRR; encoded by the coding sequence ATGTGCATAATATGGGCGCTTACTTCTTTGCCTGCAAATGAGATCCCAGATATAAACCTCTTTGGCATAGATAAGCTTGCACATTTTGGAGTATATTTTATTTGGAGCTTGATTGCCAGATTGAATGCAAAAGACAAGAGCCGAATAAATATTGGCATATTCATTTTTATGCTGATAATGGCAGTATTGGACGAGTGTCATCAACATTATATCCCCGGCAGAAATGTATCGATATACGATCTCTTGGCTAATTGGCTAGGCGTTATAATCGCTTGGTTTGGTTGTGGTTTCTATTTACATAGGAGTAGAAGGTGA
- a CDS encoding ATP-binding cassette domain-containing protein, whose protein sequence is MIAVKGLKISLAGRVILKQINFVLPFKENLVIIGKSGSGKTVLIKSLLGIYPPDEGSVLIDGIDLYNCDQEELASVKSRFAMVFQHAALLDSFTVYQNVALPLYERGETNEDFILHRVLECLNLVGLEHTLKLYPAELSGGMRKRIGIARALVYQPDYLIFDEPVSGLDPITADETLYYMTQIIKNNSATMITITHDISTIGQLGEKVLFINNGEQLCFDSYKNLLNSNNPTILKYFS, encoded by the coding sequence GTGATTGCCGTAAAGGGGTTAAAAATTAGCCTTGCCGGGAGGGTAATCCTTAAGCAAATTAACTTTGTGTTGCCATTCAAAGAAAACCTAGTAATCATAGGTAAAAGTGGTAGTGGTAAAACTGTCCTAATCAAAAGTCTTTTAGGTATTTACCCCCCAGACGAAGGTAGCGTTCTAATTGATGGAATAGATTTGTATAACTGCGATCAAGAAGAACTGGCATCGGTAAAAAGCCGATTTGCTATGGTCTTTCAGCATGCGGCATTATTGGATTCTTTCACGGTATACCAGAATGTGGCATTGCCTTTGTATGAACGCGGTGAGACCAATGAGGATTTTATCTTGCATAGGGTTTTAGAATGTTTGAATTTGGTCGGCTTAGAGCATACCCTTAAACTCTATCCTGCCGAACTTAGCGGAGGAATGCGTAAGCGTATTGGCATTGCTCGGGCGTTGGTGTATCAACCAGATTACCTCATTTTTGATGAGCCAGTTTCTGGCTTGGACCCCATAACTGCAGATGAAACATTGTATTATATGACTCAGATAATCAAAAACAATAGTGCTACCATGATTACAATCACACACGACATCTCAACAATAGGACAATTAGGCGAAAAAGTGCTATTTATAAACAATGGTGAACAGCTATGTTTTGATAGTTATAAAAATCTTTTGAATAGCAACAATCCTACTATTCTTAAATACTTCTCTTGA
- a CDS encoding Gx transporter family protein, with product MKTNHFAFLGFLTATASVFYILENLILRTLPIPFLRLGLANIIMLFLVWRRNIWQAYTVTIAKTLIGGIVTLTLMSPAILLSLTGAVLAVTCMSLGVFVRPRLSLTGISILGAISHNLGQLLIARQFIITTDSLFVLTPILILLGLFSGVITAYLCYYTQERIPAIKAYI from the coding sequence ATGAAAACAAATCATTTCGCTTTTTTAGGCTTTTTAACTGCTACTGCCTCTGTATTTTACATACTTGAAAATCTAATCTTAAGAACCTTACCAATTCCCTTCCTACGTTTGGGTTTGGCAAATATTATCATGCTCTTCCTGGTCTGGAGGCGAAATATATGGCAAGCTTATACTGTAACTATAGCCAAAACGTTGATCGGTGGCATTGTAACCCTTACTTTGATGAGTCCGGCAATACTACTCTCGCTGACTGGAGCTGTTTTGGCTGTAACATGTATGAGTTTGGGAGTCTTTGTAAGACCTCGACTGAGTTTAACCGGAATAAGCATTTTGGGGGCTATCAGCCACAATTTGGGGCAGTTGTTAATCGCCAGACAGTTCATTATCACAACTGATAGTCTTTTTGTATTGACACCAATCTTAATCTTATTAGGTTTGTTTAGTGGTGTAATAACTGCATATTTATGCTACTATACTCAGGAAAGGATAC